From Solanum lycopersicum chromosome 8, SLM_r2.1, the proteins below share one genomic window:
- the LOC138337902 gene encoding uncharacterized protein, whose amino-acid sequence MKEAKVEEFINLKQGSMTVREYSLKFLKLSRDEMSRFLTVIIRDLEKECPSTMLHDNMDLSRLMVHVQQVEDIRKRRGVRYIRSPRPQDQTGPILGGYRNNFCIREQPKFKKRQQSSGNSNPQRNTTPTGGRPEPKRGKWMRDPAGGNAQPRPTPQSAAEAEPPKRNRLYAVKGKEEQEKSADVVTGMIQVLSTSVYALLDPGCTFSFVTPLLALTFEILPEVLHDRIVLSTPLGENVRTDRVYKNCPIVVSGKAMSANLIELPMHDFDIIFCMGWLHSYSACLGCRSRVVRFHFPNE is encoded by the exons atgaaggaggccaaggttgaggagttcatcaaccttaaacaagGATCTATGAcggtcagggagtattccctgaagtttttGAAGCTATCAAG ggatgagatgagcaggttcctCACAGTAATCATTAGAGACCTAGAGAAGGAGTGTCCGTCTACAATGCTCCACGATAATATGGACCTTTCTAGGTTAATGGTGCATGTCCAGCAAGTAGAGGACATCCGAAAGAGGAGAGGTGTACGTTATATTAGGAGTCCTAGGCCTCAAGATCAGACAGGTCCTATTCTTGGAGgatatagaaataatttttgcatccgTGAGCAGCCCAAATTCAAGAAGAGGCAACAGAGTTCTGGGAATTCTAACCCTCAAAGAAATACAACACCTACAGGAGGCAGACCCGAACCCAAGAGGGGGAAATGGATGAGAGATCCGGCTGGAGGTAATGCTCAACCTAGGCCTACCCCACAGAGTGCAGCAGAAGCCGAGCCTCCCAAGAGGAATAGATTATATGCCGTGAAAGGCaaggaggagcaggagaagtccgctgatgtggtcacaggtatgaTACAAGTATTgtcaacttctgtttatgctttacttgatccagggtgcACGTTTTCCTTTGTGACTCCTCTGCTTGCCCTTACTTTTGAAATACTACCTGAAGTTCTACATGATCGTATAGTTCTTAGtacgcctttaggagaaaatgtgagAACCGATAGGGTATACAAgaattgcccaatagttgtgaGTGGCAAGGCTATGTCTGCAAACTTGATagagttacccatgcatgattttgatattattttttgcatGGGCTGGCTTCACAGCTATTCTGCTTGCTTGGGCTGTCGTagtagagtggtgaggtttCACTTCCCTAATGAATAA